From Pirellulales bacterium, one genomic window encodes:
- the aroA gene encoding 3-phosphoshikimate 1-carboxyvinyltransferase, whose product MDSSPPTIEIRPAGPFDATIRPPGSKSITNRALICAALASGQSTLTGCLDSEDTRVMVAALGKLGINVEADATRQTLTVKGCGGKIPAASADLYVANSGTTVRFLTAMLALAHGTFRLDGTPRMRERPIDDLLAALMQLGASAVSEAGNGCPPVVVTARGLAGGRAIVRGSISSQYLSGLLMAAPCAAQPVEIVVEGQLVSQPYVYMTLAVMRAFGVSVEPGDLARFVIPNSASYRGLSYDVEPDASAASYFWAAPAIAGGQVTVAGLSRDSLQGDVEFVDVLARMGCHVSDSPAGIAVRAAEKLRGIDVDMNAISDTVQTLGAVALFAEGPTTITGVAHIRHKETDRIAALATELRKFGATVDERPDGLRIVPAALHAATIDTYDDHRMAMSMALIGLRVPGVVIRDPGCTAKTYPEFFTDLARLS is encoded by the coding sequence GTGGATTCATCGCCGCCAACCATCGAAATTCGCCCTGCTGGTCCGTTCGACGCCACGATTCGTCCTCCCGGCTCGAAGAGCATTACCAACCGCGCACTGATCTGCGCCGCGCTCGCCTCGGGACAATCGACGCTCACCGGCTGCCTCGATAGCGAAGACACGCGCGTCATGGTCGCCGCGCTCGGCAAACTGGGGATCAACGTCGAGGCTGATGCCACGCGGCAAACGCTGACCGTCAAGGGTTGCGGTGGCAAGATTCCGGCCGCGAGTGCCGATCTGTACGTGGCCAACAGCGGTACCACGGTCCGCTTTCTCACCGCTATGCTCGCGCTTGCACACGGCACGTTTCGCCTGGATGGCACGCCGCGGATGCGCGAGCGACCGATCGACGATCTGCTCGCCGCACTGATGCAGCTTGGTGCATCGGCCGTCAGCGAAGCGGGCAATGGCTGCCCCCCCGTCGTCGTTACGGCCCGCGGCCTCGCCGGCGGTCGCGCGATCGTGCGTGGCAGTATCTCGAGTCAATACCTCAGCGGCTTACTAATGGCCGCGCCCTGTGCCGCGCAGCCGGTCGAAATCGTGGTCGAGGGGCAACTCGTCTCGCAACCGTACGTGTACATGACGCTGGCCGTGATGCGGGCGTTCGGCGTGTCGGTCGAGCCGGGCGACCTCGCGCGGTTTGTGATTCCGAATTCGGCTTCCTATCGCGGATTGTCGTACGACGTCGAGCCCGACGCTTCGGCGGCCAGTTACTTCTGGGCTGCGCCGGCCATCGCTGGTGGTCAGGTAACCGTCGCTGGTCTTTCGCGCGACAGCCTGCAAGGGGATGTGGAATTCGTGGACGTTCTGGCCCGAATGGGTTGCCACGTCAGCGACTCGCCCGCAGGCATCGCGGTGCGCGCGGCCGAGAAACTGCGTGGTATCGACGTCGATATGAACGCCATCAGCGACACGGTGCAAACACTGGGCGCCGTGGCACTGTTCGCCGAAGGGCCGACCACGATCACAGGCGTGGCCCACATTCGCCACAAAGAAACCGATCGCATCGCGGCGCTGGCCACCGAGCTGCGCAAGTTTGGCGCCACGGTTGACGAGCGCCCGGATGGTTTGCGAATCGTCCCAGCGGCCTTGCACGCCGCCACGATTGACACCTATGACGATCATCGCATGGCGATGAGCATGGCGCTGATCGGATTGCGCGTGCCGGGTGTCGTCATCCGCGATCCTGGCTGCACGGCCAAAACCTATCCCGAATTCTTCACGGACCTGGCCCGCCTGTCGTAA
- a CDS encoding fused MFS/spermidine synthase encodes MIWYALTIFWSAFLLFLVQPILGKQILPWFGGTPAVWTTCLLFFQILLLGGYLYAHALTAWLTPRAQALLHIALLGSSLWFLPIAADPSYRMAVESSPIWQILALLAFTVGAPYFLISATGPLLQAWFAKTHVGSPYRLYALSNVGSLLALLSYPFLVEPNFKLGMQTHGWSWGYAAFAIVCALCGVQLLLAERRRAAGTSDAHAPPVASDRNAPSEPHPAEARPGWGMMALWLGLAAGASGMLMATTNQICQEVAIVPFLWILPLTLYLLSFIICFDSPRWYDRRVFIPLLALSITAAATMLFMGVSAPLTAQIGTYSVTLFACAMTCHGELVRARPHSRDLTLFYLCVASGGALGGVFVALVAPAIFDGFWEYHLTLVLCPALVLAAITREVNWLWYRRRPTSLAAVLLLCFSGLIAALLIHIHEYRKGVLFGTRNFYGVVRVRDADDPFTESPMRKLVHGAIWHGMQLLEGEMRTWPTSYYARTSGVGLAIEQHPRRTEFDPVNRTLRIGVVGLGAGTVAALGQAGDEIRFYDINPDIIHIAQEYFYFLEDSAAHWTIAEGDARLVLEQELADNGPQQFDVLIMDAFSSDAIPMHLLTTECIAMYWKHLRPDGILVVNISNRNVDLDPVVLAIAQSSDKQVRVCESDEDREQGAFSATWALITSNEDFLNAADVAFRTEDLPKGTVPVVWTDDYGSLWQVLRAFDASEITDWIKDHVWRVPESE; translated from the coding sequence ATGATTTGGTACGCCCTGACAATTTTCTGGAGCGCGTTCCTGCTGTTTTTGGTGCAGCCGATTCTGGGAAAGCAGATTCTTCCCTGGTTCGGTGGCACGCCCGCGGTGTGGACGACCTGCCTGCTGTTCTTTCAGATTTTGCTCTTGGGGGGCTATCTCTATGCGCACGCCCTGACGGCCTGGTTGACACCGCGCGCGCAGGCGCTGTTGCACATCGCGCTCTTGGGCTCGTCGCTGTGGTTCTTGCCCATCGCGGCTGATCCCAGTTATCGAATGGCGGTCGAATCGTCTCCCATCTGGCAGATTCTGGCGCTGCTGGCCTTCACCGTCGGGGCGCCATACTTCCTGATTTCGGCCACCGGTCCCCTCCTGCAAGCCTGGTTTGCAAAGACGCACGTCGGTTCTCCCTATCGCTTGTACGCGCTGTCGAACGTCGGCTCGCTCTTGGCGTTGTTGAGCTATCCGTTTCTGGTCGAGCCCAACTTCAAGCTCGGCATGCAAACGCATGGCTGGTCGTGGGGCTACGCCGCGTTCGCGATTGTGTGCGCGCTGTGCGGCGTGCAATTACTGCTGGCCGAACGGCGCCGTGCCGCTGGAACGTCCGACGCGCATGCACCGCCGGTTGCGTCGGACCGGAACGCTCCGTCGGAACCGCATCCTGCCGAAGCGCGTCCCGGCTGGGGCATGATGGCCCTCTGGCTCGGACTGGCCGCCGGGGCGTCGGGCATGTTGATGGCCACGACGAATCAAATCTGCCAGGAAGTGGCCATAGTCCCCTTCTTGTGGATCCTCCCGCTGACGTTGTACCTGCTGTCGTTCATCATTTGCTTCGACAGTCCCCGCTGGTACGACCGGCGCGTGTTCATCCCGCTGCTGGCCCTGTCGATCACGGCCGCCGCAACGATGCTGTTCATGGGGGTCTCGGCGCCGCTAACCGCGCAAATCGGAACGTACAGCGTGACGTTGTTCGCCTGCGCGATGACGTGCCACGGAGAATTGGTCCGCGCGCGGCCGCACTCACGTGACCTGACGTTGTTCTATCTGTGCGTGGCCAGCGGCGGAGCGCTGGGAGGCGTCTTCGTGGCCTTGGTCGCGCCGGCCATCTTCGATGGCTTCTGGGAGTATCATCTGACGCTCGTGCTCTGCCCGGCCTTGGTGCTGGCGGCGATCACGCGCGAAGTCAACTGGCTATGGTATCGGCGCCGCCCCACGTCGCTGGCCGCGGTGCTGCTGCTCTGCTTCTCGGGCCTGATCGCGGCGCTGCTGATTCACATCCACGAGTATCGCAAAGGGGTGCTATTCGGCACGCGGAATTTCTACGGCGTGGTGCGCGTGCGCGATGCCGACGACCCGTTCACCGAATCGCCGATGCGCAAGCTAGTGCATGGCGCCATCTGGCACGGCATGCAGTTGCTCGAAGGCGAAATGCGCACGTGGCCCACCAGCTATTACGCGCGCACCTCGGGCGTCGGCCTGGCGATCGAGCAGCATCCGCGCCGCACGGAATTCGATCCGGTGAATCGAACCTTGCGAATCGGCGTCGTCGGCTTGGGGGCCGGCACTGTCGCGGCGCTTGGCCAGGCCGGTGATGAGATTCGTTTCTACGACATCAATCCCGACATCATTCACATCGCGCAGGAGTACTTCTATTTTCTGGAAGATAGCGCCGCGCATTGGACCATCGCCGAAGGGGATGCACGGCTGGTGCTCGAGCAGGAGCTGGCCGACAACGGGCCGCAACAGTTCGACGTGCTGATCATGGACGCGTTCAGTAGCGACGCCATTCCCATGCACCTGCTGACCACCGAATGCATCGCGATGTATTGGAAGCATCTGCGGCCGGACGGCATTCTGGTCGTGAACATTTCAAATCGCAACGTCGACCTGGACCCCGTGGTGCTGGCCATCGCGCAGTCGTCTGATAAGCAAGTGCGCGTGTGCGAATCGGACGAAGATCGCGAGCAGGGAGCGTTTTCAGCCACGTGGGCCCTCATCACCAGCAACGAAGATTTCCTGAACGCGGCCGACGTCGCCTTCCGCACCGAAGACCTGCCGAAAGGAACCGTGCCCGTCGTATGGACCGACGACTACGGCAGCCTGTGGCAAGTACTACGCGCGTTCGACGCCTCGGAAATCACCGACTGGATCAAGGACCACGTCTGGCGAGTGCCGGAGAGCGAGTAG